A window of Hemiscyllium ocellatum isolate sHemOce1 chromosome 10, sHemOce1.pat.X.cur, whole genome shotgun sequence genomic DNA:
aatttgtacttgcagagttactttgcactttgctcaaaaactgcatacattcatgtagaactctgagctcaaaaactgcatgaatttatgtaaaactctgttatctcactttttagattagagtcaatctaaacatcaggtcatagacagagaacacagggggctaacaccttcaacatattgtctagctatcaccattgttaacagctaatctgagaatgcaatttaaaaaaagggttttgtgatttacacatgaaagaagtgaaactatcactgtattctaacagatgaaaggcttaacagacaatcaatttttcaatgtataatttcagttacatcacactgcagatttttgctataaattctgtgttatgatcgagccctccactatcacctgatgaaggaactagtgtacttccaattaaacctgttggactataacctgttgttgtgtgatttttaactaagagtTGATCATACTATTGTCAGAAAGAACACTGACTGCAGCCTTCATTCTCTCTTGAGattgaatttgtgtgtgtgtgagagagagaaaaatgacgTGTAAGACATTTATATGACAATGACATCAGTGTATAGGTATGTAAACTGATGGATTGTTTTCCTAAATACTCCATTGTTTTTACATTAGGGTTCGCAAGATCCTGAACTTAAGGTTATTTGAGGATGAAAATGGGAAGCACTGGTGTAAGAGCGTGATGGATAAGCAGTACGAAGTTCTTGTGGTCAGTCAGTTCACGCTGCAGTGCATCCTGAAGGGTAACAAGCCGGATTTCCACTTGGCCATGGGAGCGGAACAATCAGAGACCTTCTACAATGGCTTGTTACAACACATCCGGAAGGCCTACAAGCCTGAGTTGGTGAAAGGTATGAGGAAATTCTGCCTTTTGCCCCCGGGGTGTGGGGAGGAGATGTTCAGCGGCGCTAAGATATAACTTTATTGGTGGTTGGAGGTTACTGGATTAGCTACCCTCCTTTATGACCAGTTTTCTTTCCCCTGAATGGCTGGACTGTAGGGAAATGGCTCATCTCATTAATGTGAGATCATCATGGACATTGTGGGATAGTGCCACAGAGGTCTTCCCTGGGTTCACTCAACCCATTGACTCTGAATTATCCCCCTATACCATGGTTGAAATATTCCACTGACTCCCTCCCCCCAATAGTACGACACAAGTATTTTTTTACACAAGGTTTCAACAGTTAAACATTCAGAAGTGTcataaaaacagaagctgctggaaaagctctgcaggtttggcagcatgtgtggagagaaagcaaagttaacaatttgggttcagtgaccctttttcagaactgatggtagctagaaaAAGATAGGGTGGAGGAAGAGGGGAACAATAGGTAGAGGGAGAGCGTAAAGAGAGAGAAgatcagttggacagacaaaggagtggataacaatcagcCTGGGAAAATGAATAGCTACTCATGGGGACAGTTAGTGACAATCAATAGGTTGTGTGTagtagcagaccatgtgataacaaggcctggtgtggagGGGCTGGGGTAAGGACTTGGGAGAAGGTGCTTCAAgtcctaaagttgttgaactcgatTTTGAGTCCAGAAGGCCGTTGAGTTCCCCAGCGGAAAATGAGGAGCTGTTCTTCTCACTTGTGTCTGAACTTCGCTGGAACAGTGCAGCAAGCCTCTGACAGacgtgttgggggtggggtggggggaaaggttTGCTGAAGTATTGCATGATGACTTACaaaggctgaggtagacagatttttaatcggtAAGGAAATGGTGAAAGGACAATAAAATGGATTTGAGGATTAGCAGATCAGCTACGATATCATTGAATGGACGAGCAGCCTACTTCCACCACGACAGCTTAAGATAAAGAGTTTACAGTagtacagacagtgagagagagcctAATTCTAGGATTAGGACACAACTGTAATGGTCATATCTCTGTTCTCTTCTATCGATGTCCTACCTCCACTGGAATTGGAAAATAAcgactgacattttaacactttgCTTCATTAATGATCGGTCACAAATATGGGAAAAAACACCTTTGAAGCTCATTGTTGATGTAGCCACTTATGCTTTCTTGACAAACAACAATGTCACTTTAAAACCCAACTTGAGTCATATACCATTCAGTCAACTTGACAGCTGCAACAGCGTTGTATTATTAATGTGACTGTTAACAGGAATATCACGAATAATAAATGTGGGATGCAAATTGATTTGATCAGGCAATGCCCTGATCAATCAGAATCAATGTGCCTGGTTTAAAACTTAGACAGGTCATagaagttaactgtcaatcatcatcaaTTGGTGCACTCTCCATGGCAACTCCTCTACAAATCACCTGCCAACAAATCAACACTCTCCTCTCATACTTTAAAAATGTTGATTTCTTGTGAATTCTCTGAACAAGTGTGAGACATTGGGCAGAGATAATTTGTGTCCTTTTTCTAGCATACCCAAGTTCTGTACTAGCATGTCactgtttgatttattattattattagtgTTTAGACAGTTAGATGGACCATGGCTCTTGAGCTGTGTTGTGTGCTGCCTCCCACGTGTTAGACCTATTCCAAGGGAAAGTGATACCGGTTAGTGTGTCCGAGACTTTATTTGACCGGGGCTACAGTCACCCATTCAGAAACAGTCCCTGAAAACCAAAGGGAGTTGAATCATCCCACTGCATCTATCAATCAGAACTTCCTCGCTCTTGAGAAAAGGAGAACAAGGCAAAGACTTCTgaggcacggtggttcagtggttagcactgctacctcactgcgccagggtcccaggttcaattccagccttgagtgactgtctgtttggagtttgcacgttctccccgtgtctgcttgggtttcatctgggtgctccggtttcctcctcctatccaaagatgtgcaggttaggtgaattggccatgataaattgcccatagtgttaagtgcattagtcagagggtctgggtggattactctttgcagggtcagacttgttgggctgaagggcctgtttccacactgtagtgactCTAATCTAAAGTGTCTAATTGAGTAAGGAGGTACTGTTCCTCATTATTGTTGAGATTCATCAAAGCAGTGTTGGAGGTGGAGGACACAGTTGGAGGATAAAAATGACAAAGGACTGTAAACACAGGTACACCTGCAGACAGTATAGAAAGCCCAGGGCTGGTTACTTTAAGCTTGGCTGGTATGTTCCTCACTGAAAGACATGAGGGGAGCCATTGTCATCCTTATTAGCCAGGGTAAAGGTGTGTTATGGTAAAGGGAGATTAGACCcttcagtgatggaaaggggAGAGGGCATCCCACAGTTGCTCTCCATGTTTCCAGATGAGTGAGGATGGGAAATCTCCCATAATCCCAGTGAAAGTACCCAGGATGATGGCTgttctggcagaacccaaacccATGCGGAAACAAGTCCATTCTAGCATTGCAGAGAGAACAATCAGTTGGTTCAGATTCTGGAGTTGTCACCtcgttcctgaggaagggcttaagctcgaaacattgattctcctgctgtcgggttgctgcctgaccggctgtggtttttccagcaccacgctcttcgaCACTGTTCACATCCTGCTTTGCTTAAAAATAACATTACAAAAACACCCAGTCAGTGGAAGCTGAAAACTGTAAAGGTGGCGAGACTAAAAGTGATCATCTAAGAATGGAGATGACGACAGTGAGCTGATTAACTTAAACAATCTATTCTATTCTAGATGGCAAATTTGGAGCCTACATGCAAGTTCATATACAGAATGATGGCCCGGTCACTATTGAATTAGAATCGCCCACCGGTCCCTCTGACCCTAAACAGGTAAGAGAATactggtctgttcctgtgtttaaGTGGTTAATGTTTTGTAATGCTTGATTACACAAACTCACCTTGATCAACAAAATAAGGCTGCATGATTTCAGACTTCagacaatcacacaacaccgtccaacaggtttatttgggagcacttttcttaatttcaaaaatatactttattcataaaaatattttgatctgtacaattggtcatgccatacatacataaatattccatttctttgcatacagggATCTAGTAATCTaacatatatacaggtctgtacatttactatgcatatatttagctgaggcgtcagcagagcccacttacagcgtgggccccctgttcttaggcaggcagacgttacacagtggtctttccccaccgcgccttggcggcagctgtcccaagcttcagcgcatccctcaacatgtagtcctggaccttggaatgtgccaatccGCAACACTCAgctggggtcaactccttcagctggaagatcaacaggttttggacagaccaaagagcgtccttcactgagttgatgatcctccaggcacagttgatgttcgtctcggtgtgcgtccggGGAGCacaccgtagagcacggagtcccgcgacacggagctgctcaggatgaacctcgacaaacaccactgcattcctctccaatcttcctttgcgtaggcacattccagaaggggGTGTGagacagtctcgtcccctccgcagccacttcgagggcagcgtctggtgcggctgagagtccgggctttcataaaggatctcaccggcagagcccttctcaccagcaGCCaaaccatgtcttggtgcttgttggaaaattctggcaatgaggcattctgccaaatgactttgacagtctgcccagggaaacgcttgacaggatccgccctctccttttcccgaagagTCTCaaggaagcactagttttcggagcactgctccttcatgaggcagttgtggagtataagattgtaggatgcagaacttatagcaaaagctcacagtgtgatgtaactgaaattatatattgagaaagacctagattgtttgttaagtctctcatctttttgaatgaccatgttggttttcgttctttcatatgtaaattcaagaactttcttaaagttacattctcaagtgaactttaacaataggtgccatgtcagcccagataatgcattgaaggtttgAGGTGCCCTgtatgaggctgtctgtgccacaatgttcagactgattctaatctaaaaaagggatttacagaatcttacatggattcatgcagtttttgagcaaaataaaatgtaattctgcaagtacaaattcaccccacaaacctgtgtgtgtgtacatatgggtgtgtgtgtgcggggagGGGGTTATGAATGcctgtgggactgtgtgtgtatgagtgtgagtgtaaaggagtgtaAGTCTGTGAgacggtgcgtgtgtgagtggggagtgtatgtgtgagcgtatgagagagggtcttgCGTgaatgtatgggtctgtaggagtgtgtctgtgagtgtgtgtctgtctgtatgtgtgcgtcTGTCTGTTCTATGTGTGTgagtagtgcagtggggtcacctgtattgCGACATGTTCACATTTCTGTCTAGTTCCTGATTGTTCTGTATGTACACACTTGCTCTTAGAATGATTATAGCACAATGTTGTAATGATCCCAGGTCGTGCTGACAGCACATTAAGTTAGACActattacttttagattagattagtttagattccctacagtgtggaaacaggcccttcggcccctctgaagagtaacccacccagacccatttccctttgactaatgcatctaacactacgggcagttctCGACAATGGGTTTATTTACAGAATGCAGCACTATACTGTATATCGCCCACCAACCATCTCGTACCTCAGCGGACTCTCTTAATATAGTATTATTTTGATGAATCAATTAAAACAATGAACTCAAattaaaataattgcacttgattAAACACTAGGCAGCTCCTGGAAGGGGCGAATACATGAGAtggtacagcatagaaacaggccctttggcccaccatatctatgctgaccaataaatgccaaaccactaatcccatttaccagtactTGATCTATAGCCTATATTCTCTGGTGTTTgatgtattcatccagatgctgCTTAATTGTTGTGAGGGTAACtgctaccaccaccctctcagacagccactctctgagtgaaaagagtTTTCTTCAGATCTCTACTGAACcacttgctcctcaccttaaacttataccttctggtcttagacacatctCAATTGGAGAAAACATTCTAACAATTGTCTCTGTCTTTGCCTGACATAATTCTGTATACTTCCATCAGATTCCACCCCCAGCCTCCTCTGATCCAGTGAAATCCAGCCAATCCATGACTTTACTCATAACTGAGACTTCCCAGgcaaacatcctggtgaatctcccctgcaccctctccagtgcagtgtggcaactgtgggcggcacggtggcacagtggttagcactgctgcctcacagcgcctgagacctgggttcaattcccgactcaggcgactgactgtg
This region includes:
- the dtd1 gene encoding D-aminoacyl-tRNA deacylase 1; translated protein: MKAIIQRVAKASVTVGEEQISSIGRGICVLLGISVEDTQKDMEYMVRKILNLRLFEDENGKHWCKSVMDKQYEVLVVSQFTLQCILKGNKPDFHLAMGAEQSETFYNGLLQHIRKAYKPELVKDGKFGAYMQVHIQNDGPVTIELESPTGPSDPKQLTKLEKQQQRKEKTRTKVPSEYTKDKSASRSKDDPSASSGADGDVSSEREP